In Ovis aries strain OAR_USU_Benz2616 breed Rambouillet chromosome 14, ARS-UI_Ramb_v3.0, whole genome shotgun sequence, a single genomic region encodes these proteins:
- the RABAC1 gene encoding prenylated Rab acceptor protein 1 codes for MAAEKDQQKDAEAEGLSAATLLPKLIPSGAGREWLERRRATIRSWGSFVDQRRFSRPRNLGELCQRLVRNVEYYQSNYVFVFLGLILYCVATSPMLLVALAVFFGACYILYLRTLQSKFVLFGREVSPAHQYALAGGVSFPFFWLAGAGSAVFWVLGATLVVIGSHAAFHQMEAVDGEELQMEPV; via the exons ATGGCGGCCGAGAAGGACCAGCAGAAGGATGCCGAGGCGGAAGGACTGAGCGCCGC GACCCTGCTGCCGAAACTGATTCCATCTGGCGCGGGCCGCGAGTGGCTGGAGCGGCGCCGTGCGACCATCCGGTCCTGGGGCTCCTTCGTGGACCAGCGGCGCTTCTCGCGGCCCCGCAACCTGGGCGAGCTGTGCCAGCGCCTCGTACGCAACGTGGAGTACTACCAGAGCAACTATGTGTTCGTGTTTCTGGGCCTCATCCTGTACTGTGT GGCGACGTCTCCCATGCTGCTGGTGGCCCTGGCTGTCTTCTTTGGCGCCTGTTACATCCTCTATCTGCGCACGTTGCAGTCCAAGTTTGTGCTGTTCG GCCGGGAGGTGAGCCCCGCCCATCAGTATGCTCTGGCCGGGGGCgtctcctttcccttcttctgGCTGGCTGGCGCGGGCTCCGCCGTCTTCTGGGTCCTGG GAGCCACTCTCGTAGTCATCGGCTCCCATGCCGCCTTCCACCAGATGGAGGCTGTGGACGGGGAGGAGCTGCAGATGGAACCCGTGTGA